A genomic window from Triticum urartu cultivar G1812 chromosome 7, Tu2.1, whole genome shotgun sequence includes:
- the LOC125523685 gene encoding ankyrin repeat and SAM domain-containing protein 6-like, whose product MYADRVSGRKRSVRDRLGSGGGGGGSRPRSDSAKRFRQVDGTWRRELYKDSVGTQSSSVPASRNLQAIQKSHMRQSTVDVKKSSVPDLREKLSGGQRPQLSSTVQIPKPVAEIPKSAKPVQKKQIPAAAAVAVAARPVTEQVNAPAAPKQSQEKADASLDRLLKSLDLEKYSINFQAEEVDMKALVHMNEEDMKSLGIPMGPRKKILSALASKRKKSSRSLPPTS is encoded by the exons ATGTACGCCGACAGGGTCTCCGGACGGAAGCGCTCCGTCAGGGACCGCCTCGGctcgggaggcggcggcggaggctcTCGCCCGCGGTCTGACTCCGCGAAAAG GTTTCGCCAAGTTGATGGGACTTGGAGGCGTGAGCTCTACAAGGATTCTGTAGGAACCCAAAGTTCAT CTGTACCTGCTTCCAGAAATCTTCAAGCAATCCAAAAATCACATATGAGGCAAAGCACTGTGGATGTGAAGAAATCATCAGTTCCAGATCTTCGCGAAAAGTTATCTGGAGGCCAGCGCCCTCAACTCAGTAGTACAGTTCAGATCCCAAAACCTGTAGCTGAGATTCCTAAGAGTGCTAAACCTGTTCAAAAGAAACAGAtccctgctgctgctgctgttgctgttgctgccCGTCCTGTCACTGAACAAGTAAATGCACCAGCTGCGCCAAAGCAATCCCAGGAAAAG GCTGATGCCTCACTTGACAGATTGCTGAAGTCTCTTGATCTGGAGAAGTATTCTATAAATTTCCAGGCTGAAGAG GTTGATATGAAAGCATTGGTTCACATGAATGAGGAAGATATGAAGTCACTAGGAATTCCAATG GGCCCTCGGAAGAAGATACTATCAGCACTGGCTTCGAAAAGAAAGAAGTCCTCAAGATCATTACCGCCTACCAGCTGA